In the Ilumatobacteraceae bacterium genome, one interval contains:
- a CDS encoding aminopeptidase P family protein has product MDTTTLPPIGFRGRADAIRDRLTDHAAEAMAITNLTNVRWLTGFTGSNASVALLPDRLVLVTDGRYRERAADELASAGVDGDVVVGFTQAEQHDAFTRSFEGVRAVGAEAGSLTHARWTALAADLPLVAADGLVEDGRRSKDEGEVARIAAACGFADAALAEVAPLLGDGLTEADVRMELEYRMRRHGADGPSYDTIVASGPNHAARPHHEAGSRLIVDGDTVVIDVGALVDGYHSDMTRSYVIGEPTRQQSEIYALLLEVQQEGIGAVRSGIPARDVDATCRDLIAEAGYADWFIHSVGHGVGLVIHEDPFESPTSTSELRVGDVVTVEPGLYRVGFGGFRIEDLVEVTESGCRTLTASPKDSPCPPSPPTT; this is encoded by the coding sequence GTGGACACCACGACGCTGCCACCGATCGGTTTCCGGGGGCGGGCCGACGCGATCCGCGACCGGCTGACCGATCATGCGGCCGAGGCGATGGCGATCACGAACCTCACCAACGTTCGCTGGCTGACCGGGTTCACGGGGTCGAACGCCTCCGTGGCACTGCTGCCCGACCGGCTCGTGCTGGTCACCGACGGCCGGTACCGCGAGCGAGCCGCCGACGAGTTGGCTTCGGCCGGCGTCGACGGCGATGTCGTCGTCGGGTTCACGCAGGCCGAGCAGCACGATGCGTTCACGAGGTCGTTCGAGGGTGTCCGGGCGGTGGGCGCCGAAGCGGGGTCCCTGACCCACGCCCGCTGGACCGCACTGGCGGCCGACCTTCCGCTCGTGGCCGCCGATGGCTTGGTCGAAGACGGTCGCCGCTCGAAGGACGAGGGTGAGGTCGCCCGGATCGCGGCGGCGTGCGGCTTCGCCGACGCCGCGCTGGCCGAGGTCGCACCGCTGCTCGGCGACGGGTTGACCGAGGCCGACGTGCGGATGGAACTCGAGTACCGCATGCGGCGGCACGGCGCCGACGGCCCCAGCTACGACACGATCGTCGCGTCGGGCCCGAACCATGCCGCCCGCCCGCACCACGAGGCCGGTTCCCGCCTGATCGTCGACGGTGACACGGTGGTGATCGACGTCGGGGCGCTCGTCGACGGCTACCACTCCGACATGACGCGCAGCTACGTGATCGGTGAGCCGACCCGGCAGCAGAGCGAGATCTACGCCTTGTTGCTCGAGGTCCAGCAGGAGGGGATCGGTGCCGTGCGGTCCGGCATCCCCGCACGCGACGTCGACGCGACCTGCCGTGACCTGATCGCCGAGGCGGGATATGCCGACTGGTTCATCCACTCCGTCGGTCATGGCGTCGGGCTGGTGATCCACGAAGACCCGTTCGAGTCGCCCACGTCCACGTCCGAACTTCGGGTCGGCGATGTCGTGACGGTCGAACCTGGCCTCTATCGTGTCGGATTCGGCGGTTTCCGCATCGAAGACCTCGTCGAGGTCACGGAATCCGGTTGCCGAACACTCACTGCATCGCCGAAGGACTCGCCATGCCCACCATCACCACCAACGACCTGA
- the nusB gene encoding transcription antitermination factor NusB, translating into MLRPDERSDARERALYLLYEAHSKGIEPSATIELQVIAPDELTQELVLGVGRTMAQLDAHIEQRAKGWTLARMPVLDLNVMRLGVFELLERTDVPTAVVLNEAVELAKRFSTDDSGRFVNGVLAAVANDVRNSA; encoded by the coding sequence GTGCTCCGCCCCGACGAGCGCTCCGACGCTCGAGAACGAGCCCTCTACCTGCTGTACGAAGCGCACTCGAAGGGCATCGAACCGTCAGCGACGATCGAGCTCCAGGTCATCGCCCCCGACGAGCTCACGCAAGAACTCGTGTTGGGGGTCGGCCGGACGATGGCCCAGCTCGACGCGCACATCGAGCAACGTGCCAAGGGCTGGACACTCGCCCGGATGCCGGTGCTCGACCTCAACGTGATGCGGCTCGGCGTGTTCGAACTGCTCGAACGGACCGACGTGCCCACCGCCGTGGTGCTCAACGAGGCCGTCGAGCTCGCCAAGCGCTTCTCGACCGACGACTCCGGTCGGTTCGTCAACGGCGTGCTGGCGGCCGTCGCCAACGACGTCCGCAACAGCGCCTGA
- a CDS encoding GNAT family N-acetyltransferase, which yields MGATRLVTERLVLRGWRESDRAAFHAMNSDPQVMATIGPVMTRAQSDAFMNRVTHHFDEHGFGLWCVEFDGVAVGFTGFMVPWFREGVEIGWRIRSGYWGRGLAPEAAAECLRHGFDDLGFDEIISFTAVGNTRSRRVMDKIGMERDPTGDFDHPGVPEDSPLRRHVLYLLRRPGRATAADAVRTDR from the coding sequence GTGGGTGCCACCCGACTCGTCACCGAACGCCTCGTGCTGCGCGGCTGGCGCGAGTCGGACCGGGCGGCCTTCCACGCGATGAACTCGGATCCGCAGGTGATGGCGACGATCGGTCCGGTCATGACGAGAGCGCAGTCCGATGCGTTCATGAACCGTGTCACCCACCACTTCGACGAACACGGCTTCGGCCTGTGGTGCGTCGAGTTCGACGGTGTGGCCGTCGGCTTCACCGGGTTCATGGTGCCCTGGTTCCGCGAGGGCGTCGAGATCGGGTGGCGGATCCGCAGCGGATACTGGGGTCGTGGCCTCGCTCCGGAGGCAGCGGCGGAGTGCCTGCGACACGGTTTCGACGATCTCGGATTCGACGAGATCATCTCGTTCACGGCGGTCGGCAACACCAGATCCCGTCGGGTGATGGACAAGATCGGCATGGAGCGAGACCCGACGGGCGACTTCGACCATCCCGGCGTTCCCGAGGACAGCCCGCTGCGCCGGCACGTGCTGTACCTGCTCCGGCGGCCCGGCCGAGCCACGGCTGCCGACGCGGTCCGAACCGATCGTTGA
- the mltG gene encoding endolytic transglycosylase MltG, with amino-acid sequence MSLIEEEEPNLDRRRSDWALDEWDEVAEVPLVEPLRQQTRIVKWVVWIAFALVVMLIIVAGYVGWWYLGQTRPDTEPGDAVAFTVLETDTLDSLTTRLVDEGFVVDESVFKWYVEQKGGLELTPGFYQLPSGAHMGDVLARLRTPPGQTYFRVTFPEGFTLEQMAERLDEASPRLDAEAFLATAEGGGLPVPFDRPPGVTTLEGLLFPDTYQVSNADNEAQVVDRMIKIMERVAAQEDLEARAAELGRTPYEILIIASMIEKEAKLDEDRAKIARVIYNRLFIDMNLEIDAAVRYGAPDGVTEFSEMRQIPGPYNTYLNGGLPPTPIANPGRASIRAALNPAPNPPPGDPVCQVLDDPTQGCIYLFYVLINEEGGHAFAVTGEQHQANVNRAADLGLLD; translated from the coding sequence GTGAGCCTGATCGAGGAGGAGGAGCCGAACCTCGACCGCCGTCGGTCCGACTGGGCGCTCGACGAGTGGGACGAGGTCGCCGAGGTTCCGCTGGTCGAACCACTGCGGCAGCAGACCCGCATCGTCAAGTGGGTCGTGTGGATCGCATTCGCGCTCGTCGTGATGTTGATCATCGTGGCCGGCTACGTCGGCTGGTGGTATCTGGGCCAGACCCGTCCCGACACCGAACCGGGCGATGCGGTGGCGTTCACGGTGCTCGAGACCGACACCCTCGACTCGCTGACCACTCGACTCGTCGACGAAGGGTTCGTCGTCGACGAATCCGTGTTCAAGTGGTACGTCGAACAGAAGGGCGGCCTCGAACTGACGCCCGGCTTCTACCAGTTGCCGTCCGGGGCGCACATGGGCGACGTGCTCGCCCGGTTGCGCACGCCGCCTGGTCAGACCTACTTCCGGGTGACGTTCCCCGAGGGGTTCACGCTCGAACAGATGGCCGAACGGCTCGACGAGGCGTCGCCACGGCTCGACGCCGAGGCGTTCCTCGCCACCGCCGAGGGCGGCGGGCTGCCCGTGCCGTTCGACCGGCCGCCGGGCGTCACCACCCTCGAAGGGTTGCTGTTCCCCGACACGTACCAGGTGTCGAACGCGGACAACGAGGCCCAGGTCGTCGACCGCATGATCAAGATCATGGAGCGGGTCGCCGCTCAGGAGGATCTCGAGGCTCGGGCGGCCGAACTCGGCCGTACCCCGTACGAGATCCTGATCATCGCGTCGATGATCGAGAAGGAAGCGAAGCTCGACGAGGATCGCGCCAAGATCGCCAGGGTCATCTACAACCGTCTGTTCATCGACATGAACCTCGAGATCGACGCCGCGGTGCGGTACGGCGCCCCCGACGGTGTCACCGAGTTCTCCGAGATGCGCCAGATCCCCGGCCCGTACAACACGTACCTCAACGGCGGGCTGCCGCCCACGCCGATCGCCAATCCCGGCCGGGCGTCGATCCGGGCTGCGCTCAACCCCGCGCCCAATCCGCCGCCCGGCGATCCGGTGTGCCAGGTGCTCGACGACCCGACGCAGGGCTGCATCTACCTGTTCTACGTGCTGATCAACGAGGAGGGCGGCCACGCGTTCGCCGTCACCGGCGAACAGCACCAGGCCAACGTGAACCGCGCCGCCGACCTCGGGCTGCTCGACTGA
- a CDS encoding 3-dehydroquinate synthase family protein has translation MSGLRRITVPLAERSYDVLVGHGAAEFLGTLIPASAKRAAVVTQPGLPLEIEASIAHERFEIGRGEQHKSLETVGELCRGFARMGLTRNDVVIGVGGGMVTDVAGFAAASYHRGVPVVHVATTLLGMVDAAIGGKTGVNLPEGKNLVGAFWQPSGVVCDLDALETLPARELRCGYGEMAKYHFLTGDDLLKMELADRVARCVEIKSDVVASDEREGGRRALLNYGHTLAHALEIATEHRLAHGEAVAIGLIFAAHLSEVMGRIPLERIDEHFAVVGREYGLGTDIPAGLDPRQLLELMRRDKKAVAGLTFVLDGPDGVEVVSDVPDEPVLDALDRMV, from the coding sequence ATGAGTGGACTCCGCCGGATCACGGTGCCGTTGGCCGAACGTTCGTACGACGTGTTGGTGGGGCACGGAGCCGCCGAGTTCCTCGGCACGCTGATCCCGGCCTCGGCCAAGCGGGCGGCGGTCGTCACCCAGCCGGGACTGCCGCTCGAGATCGAGGCCAGCATCGCCCACGAGCGGTTCGAGATCGGTCGTGGCGAGCAGCACAAGTCGCTCGAGACCGTCGGCGAGCTCTGCCGAGGGTTCGCACGCATGGGCCTGACCCGCAACGACGTCGTGATCGGCGTGGGCGGCGGGATGGTCACCGATGTGGCCGGCTTCGCCGCTGCGAGCTATCACCGCGGTGTTCCCGTGGTGCACGTCGCCACCACGCTGCTCGGCATGGTCGACGCGGCGATCGGTGGCAAGACCGGGGTCAACCTGCCGGAGGGCAAGAACCTGGTCGGAGCGTTCTGGCAGCCATCGGGTGTCGTGTGCGACCTCGATGCCCTCGAGACGCTGCCGGCACGCGAACTGCGGTGTGGCTACGGCGAGATGGCCAAGTACCACTTCCTGACCGGGGACGATCTGCTGAAGATGGAACTCGCCGACCGGGTGGCACGATGCGTCGAGATCAAGTCCGACGTCGTGGCGTCCGACGAGCGCGAAGGCGGCCGCCGTGCCCTGCTCAATTACGGCCACACCCTCGCCCACGCGCTGGAGATCGCGACCGAGCACCGGCTGGCCCACGGCGAGGCGGTGGCGATCGGGTTGATCTTCGCGGCCCATCTCTCCGAGGTCATGGGGCGGATCCCACTGGAGCGGATCGACGAACACTTCGCGGTCGTGGGGAGGGAGTACGGCCTCGGTACCGACATCCCGGCGGGTCTCGACCCGCGCCAACTGCTCGAACTGATGCGGCGCGACAAGAAGGCCGTCGCCGGGCTGACGTTCGTGCTCGACGGTCCCGACGGGGTCGAGGTCGTGTCGGACGTCCCCGACGAGCCGGTGCTCGACGCGCTCGACCGCATGGTCTGA
- the aroQ gene encoding type II 3-dehydroquinate dehydratase produces the protein MSKLVMLLHGPNLNLLGEREPEIYGTDTLDDYVDFTGAAAAAHDMTVEAYQSNHEGDLIEHIHHARGRCDAIIINPGAFTHYAWAIHDALAAFEGPVVEVHISNPNAREPWRHTSVIAPVSTGSIMGFGKQGYDLAVRAVAAKLA, from the coding sequence GTGAGCAAACTGGTGATGCTGTTGCACGGCCCGAACCTGAACCTGCTGGGGGAGCGCGAGCCGGAGATCTACGGCACCGACACGCTCGACGACTACGTCGACTTCACCGGAGCGGCCGCTGCAGCCCACGACATGACGGTCGAGGCGTACCAGTCCAACCACGAGGGTGACCTGATCGAGCACATCCACCACGCTCGTGGACGTTGCGATGCGATCATCATCAACCCCGGTGCGTTCACCCACTACGCCTGGGCGATCCACGACGCGCTCGCGGCGTTCGAGGGGCCGGTCGTCGAGGTACACATCTCCAATCCGAACGCCCGCGAACCGTGGCGCCACACGAGCGTCATCGCGCCGGTGTCGACCGGATCGATCATGGGGTTCGGCAAGCAGGGCTACGACCTCGCAGTCCGTGCGGTCGCCGCCAAGTTGGCCTGA
- the aroC gene encoding chorismate synthase has product MLRFLTAGESHGQALVAVVEGLPAGLEITVEEIQSEMARRRLGYGRGPRQKFEQDELTLIGGVRHGRTLGSPVVIEIKNSEWFRSDKWHEEMSPAPGETKDPLTQVRPGHADLAGMQKYGFTDARDVLERASARETAARVAAGSLAKKLLSHLGVEIISHVIQMGDARVAADAARPTPADLAAVDASEVRCFDADGTERMVAAIKAAAKQGDSLGGIVEVLGFGVPVGLGSHVHWDRKLDAMLAQALMSIQAVKGVEIGDGFEVAGRLGSEAHDAIRWDSEHERYARLSTLAGGLEGGMTNGELVVARAAMKPLATLNRPTLETVDTETKESGVSFKERTDVTAVPAMGVVAETMVALMLAQEAQRKFGGDSVDEFVRNADAFRRSL; this is encoded by the coding sequence ATGCTTCGTTTCCTGACCGCCGGTGAGTCCCATGGACAGGCGCTCGTCGCCGTGGTGGAGGGTTTGCCGGCCGGTTTGGAGATCACCGTCGAGGAGATCCAGTCCGAGATGGCCCGCCGCCGGCTCGGCTACGGCCGCGGCCCCCGTCAGAAGTTCGAGCAGGACGAACTCACGCTGATCGGCGGCGTTCGCCATGGTCGCACGCTCGGTTCGCCGGTCGTGATCGAGATCAAGAACTCCGAATGGTTCCGCAGCGACAAGTGGCACGAGGAGATGTCGCCGGCACCGGGCGAGACCAAGGATCCCCTCACGCAGGTGCGTCCCGGCCACGCCGACCTGGCGGGGATGCAGAAGTACGGCTTCACCGATGCCCGTGACGTGCTGGAACGCGCGTCGGCCCGCGAGACCGCCGCTCGCGTGGCCGCCGGTTCGCTCGCCAAGAAGCTGCTGTCGCACCTCGGCGTCGAGATCATCTCGCACGTGATCCAGATGGGCGATGCCCGCGTCGCAGCCGATGCTGCCCGTCCGACGCCGGCCGACCTGGCCGCCGTCGACGCCTCCGAAGTTCGCTGCTTCGACGCCGACGGCACCGAGCGCATGGTGGCAGCGATCAAAGCGGCGGCCAAGCAGGGCGACTCGCTCGGCGGCATCGTCGAGGTGCTCGGGTTCGGTGTCCCGGTCGGGCTCGGCTCGCACGTGCACTGGGACCGCAAGCTCGACGCGATGCTCGCGCAGGCCCTGATGTCGATCCAGGCGGTCAAGGGTGTCGAGATCGGCGACGGGTTCGAGGTCGCCGGACGTCTCGGTAGCGAGGCCCACGACGCGATCCGCTGGGATTCCGAGCACGAGCGGTACGCCCGCCTGAGCACGCTGGCCGGCGGGCTCGAGGGTGGCATGACCAACGGTGAACTGGTCGTGGCCCGGGCGGCGATGAAGCCGCTGGCCACGCTCAACCGGCCGACGCTCGAAACCGTCGACACCGAGACCAAGGAATCGGGTGTGTCGTTCAAGGAGCGCACCGACGTCACCGCGGTCCCGGCGATGGGTGTGGTCGCCGAGACGATGGTCGCGCTGATGCTCGCCCAAGAGGCGCAACGCAAGTTCGGCGGCGATTCGGTCGACGAGTTCGTCCGCAACGCCGACGCATTCCGACGTTCTCTCTGA
- the ruvX gene encoding Holliday junction resolvase RuvX, producing MGIDPGSKRIGVAVSDLSGSIASPLVVIQRSKSKQHDLGEIARLARDEEADVIVYGLPLNMDGSMSKAAKTATYEAKQLATLVDVPVEMHDERLTTVSADRSMLDAGMNAQQRRQVVDKVAAAIMLQSWLDARAIRLAREDRPQP from the coding sequence TTGGGCATCGACCCGGGCTCGAAGCGGATCGGTGTCGCCGTCAGCGATCTGTCCGGCTCGATCGCTTCGCCGTTGGTCGTCATCCAGCGCAGCAAGTCGAAGCAGCACGACCTCGGCGAGATCGCCAGGCTCGCTCGCGACGAAGAGGCCGACGTGATCGTCTACGGCCTGCCGCTCAACATGGACGGCTCGATGAGCAAGGCGGCCAAGACTGCCACCTACGAGGCGAAACAGCTGGCTACGTTGGTCGACGTGCCGGTCGAGATGCATGACGAGCGCCTGACCACCGTGTCGGCCGATCGGAGCATGCTCGACGCGGGGATGAACGCCCAGCAGCGCCGTCAGGTCGTCGACAAGGTCGCCGCGGCGATCATGCTGCAGTCGTGGCTCGACGCCCGCGCGATCCGTCTCGCTCGCGAGGATCGGCCACAGCCATGA
- the aroE gene encoding shikimate dehydrogenase has product MTRLAAVIGSPVRHSLSPAMHNAVFEATGLDWRFTRFDIVEGGVPAALAAMPVLDIGGYAVTMPHKEAVAAAVDEIDPAAQALNSVNTVVLRPDGSTYGASTDGIGLVAWVGASGVEVQDQSIVVLGAGGAARPIIDAFGRAGAAEIIVVNRTRRSAEQAAELSPVARVGGVDSIPHAGLVVNATSVGMGTDDCPIDPALLHDGHAVADIVYHPLDTALLRAARSVGARAIDGLGMLVYQAVEQEELWTGFRPDPTLMRSAAERALSNSR; this is encoded by the coding sequence ATGACACGCCTCGCCGCCGTGATCGGCTCGCCGGTCCGGCACTCGTTGTCACCGGCGATGCACAATGCCGTGTTCGAAGCGACCGGTCTCGACTGGCGGTTCACCCGGTTCGACATCGTCGAGGGCGGGGTTCCGGCGGCGCTCGCGGCGATGCCGGTCCTCGACATCGGCGGGTACGCGGTCACGATGCCCCACAAGGAGGCGGTCGCCGCTGCGGTCGACGAGATCGACCCCGCTGCACAGGCGCTGAACTCGGTCAACACCGTGGTGCTGCGCCCCGACGGATCGACCTATGGCGCGAGCACCGACGGAATCGGGTTGGTCGCCTGGGTCGGGGCCTCGGGGGTCGAGGTACAGGACCAGTCGATCGTGGTGCTCGGTGCCGGCGGCGCTGCCCGCCCGATCATCGATGCGTTCGGCCGCGCCGGTGCGGCCGAGATCATCGTCGTCAACCGGACGCGGCGCTCCGCCGAACAAGCCGCAGAACTCTCGCCGGTGGCCCGGGTCGGCGGCGTCGACTCGATTCCCCACGCCGGGCTCGTCGTCAACGCGACCTCCGTGGGGATGGGGACCGACGACTGCCCGATCGATCCGGCGCTGTTGCACGACGGCCACGCCGTCGCCGACATCGTCTACCACCCGCTCGACACAGCGCTGCTGCGGGCTGCCAGAAGCGTCGGCGCACGGGCGATCGACGGACTCGGCATGCTCGTGTACCAGGCGGTCGAGCAGGAGGAACTGTGGACCGGGTTCCGTCCCGACCCGACGCTCATGCGCTCCGCCGCCGAGCGGGCGTTGTCGAACTCCCGTTGA
- a CDS encoding sugar transferase → MQRIESLWRAAVGSARTQVGRDSGGVSSNDPGRHGEREAPTRPIGDRSPRGRARRRRLLLALADATALVVSLCVALTWLGSPRPATPHGVAFEVAALVAAWMFALVTNRLYLARCVERALEETRRILVSGGVAMSAYLIACYLVGAEPASRAWVIGAYAVGSMGLVVERAIARFVFQRLRRRGKSVRRIAIVGSDAHAIALYRSAVDDPDAYDVVGVIGDGGSSGSVQVLGGYDRAVELLREHGCTGAIVSLASLTRSQVNSVVRSLTDAKMHVALATNMSDIDVHRLRAQQMDGEVMMYVEPTVRTGWRMVAKRTFDLVLSSVALLLCLPVLAVVAVVIKLDSAGPVLFRQERVGRNGVPFDMIKLRTMCVGAEAKLDELSESNEANGPMFKIKADPRITRSGRWLRRLSIDELPQFWNVLRGDMSLVGPRPALAHEVEAWDPELRKRLEVPPGLSGLWQVSGRSDTTFEQYRRLDLYYVDNWSLAHDLRVIVKTAWVVLAMKGAS, encoded by the coding sequence GTGCAACGGATCGAATCGCTGTGGCGTGCCGCGGTCGGCTCCGCCCGCACCCAGGTGGGCCGCGACTCGGGTGGCGTGTCGTCGAACGACCCGGGGCGTCACGGTGAGCGTGAGGCTCCGACCCGACCGATCGGCGATCGGTCGCCACGTGGGCGGGCCCGTCGACGGAGGCTGTTGCTGGCGCTCGCCGACGCCACCGCGCTGGTGGTGTCGCTGTGCGTTGCTCTGACGTGGCTCGGGTCGCCACGACCGGCCACGCCGCATGGCGTGGCGTTCGAGGTCGCGGCGCTGGTGGCGGCCTGGATGTTCGCGCTCGTGACCAATCGCCTGTACCTGGCTCGCTGTGTGGAGCGGGCGCTCGAGGAGACGCGCCGGATCCTGGTGTCGGGCGGCGTGGCGATGTCGGCGTATCTGATCGCCTGCTACCTCGTCGGGGCCGAGCCGGCGAGCCGCGCCTGGGTGATCGGTGCGTACGCGGTCGGGTCGATGGGTCTCGTCGTGGAGCGAGCGATCGCCCGATTCGTCTTCCAACGTCTTCGGCGGCGGGGGAAGTCGGTGCGACGCATCGCGATCGTCGGCAGCGACGCACATGCGATCGCGCTGTACCGATCAGCGGTCGACGACCCCGACGCCTACGACGTCGTCGGGGTGATCGGCGACGGTGGGTCGTCGGGAAGCGTGCAGGTGCTGGGTGGGTACGACCGGGCGGTCGAGTTGCTCCGTGAGCACGGTTGCACGGGCGCGATCGTGTCGCTGGCATCGCTCACCAGAAGCCAGGTCAACTCGGTCGTGCGCTCGTTGACCGATGCGAAGATGCATGTCGCACTGGCGACGAACATGAGCGACATCGACGTGCACCGGCTGCGGGCGCAACAGATGGACGGCGAGGTCATGATGTACGTCGAACCGACGGTGCGCACGGGTTGGCGGATGGTGGCCAAGCGCACGTTCGACCTGGTGTTGTCGTCGGTCGCCCTGCTGCTGTGCCTGCCGGTGCTCGCGGTGGTGGCCGTGGTGATCAAGTTGGACTCGGCCGGGCCGGTGCTGTTCCGTCAGGAGCGGGTGGGTCGCAACGGCGTGCCGTTCGACATGATCAAGTTGCGCACGATGTGCGTCGGCGCCGAGGCGAAGCTCGACGAGTTGAGCGAGTCGAACGAAGCGAACGGTCCGATGTTCAAGATCAAGGCGGACCCACGCATCACCCGTTCGGGGCGCTGGTTGCGACGACTGTCCATCGACGAGCTCCCTCAGTTCTGGAATGTGCTCCGTGGCGACATGAGCCTGGTGGGACCTCGGCCCGCGCTCGCTCACGAGGTCGAGGCATGGGACCCGGAGCTCCGCAAACGCCTGGAGGTGCCGCCGGGCCTGTCGGGTCTGTGGCAGGTGTCCGGTCGTTCGGACACGACGTTCGAGCAATACCGTCGACTCGACCTGTACTACGTCGACAACTGGTCGTTGGCGCACGACCTGCGCGTGATCGTCAAGACCGCCTGGGTCGTGCTGGCCATGAAGGGCGCGAGCTGA
- the efp gene encoding elongation factor P, producing the protein MPTITTNDLKTGITLELDNGLFQVVDFQHVKPGKGSAFVRTKLRNVKTGNVFDRTFNAGIKVEQAIINREDMQFLYRDAEDYVFMNTSTYEQMHVPPVALGDAADYLIENMTAQVAFFNDEIIGVEIPASVELTITETEPGVQGDRKTGATKPATLETGKVVNVPLFVEQGEKIRVDTRSGDYMTRV; encoded by the coding sequence ATGCCCACCATCACCACCAACGACCTGAAGACCGGCATCACGCTCGAACTCGACAACGGTCTGTTCCAGGTCGTCGACTTCCAGCACGTCAAGCCGGGCAAGGGCAGCGCCTTCGTGCGCACCAAGCTCCGCAACGTCAAGACCGGCAACGTCTTCGACCGCACCTTCAACGCCGGCATCAAGGTCGAGCAGGCGATCATCAATCGCGAGGACATGCAGTTCCTCTACCGCGACGCCGAGGACTACGTGTTCATGAACACGAGTACGTACGAGCAGATGCACGTGCCGCCGGTCGCGCTGGGTGACGCCGCCGACTACCTGATCGAGAACATGACCGCCCAGGTCGCGTTCTTCAACGACGAGATCATCGGCGTCGAGATCCCGGCCTCGGTCGAACTCACGATCACCGAGACCGAGCCCGGCGTGCAGGGCGATCGCAAGACCGGCGCCACGAAGCCGGCGACCCTCGAGACCGGCAAGGTCGTCAACGTGCCGCTGTTCGTCGAGCAGGGCGAGAAGATCCGCGTCGACACCCGCTCCGGCGATTACATGACGCGGGTCTGA